In a genomic window of Lacrimispora sp. BS-2:
- a CDS encoding FMN-binding protein, translating into MNFTRIRQSMKRKASAALALIMLMSSAMPAYAEPADLSDFSNDQLVSSNVATPSQAGKSASSQADKPAPSQADKSTSSHYGKSAPSQAEKPVPSKSGKSTPSQADKSTPSQAGKIVNEMLPDFSLERTIGLAGDYADGEYTGTGKGFKSTITLMVTIKDNAIVDIEEVSQGDTPDNWEKAKALFATIIDANSTDVDGVSGATKSSNGIKEAVNDALSKAVIKENQVFQDGNGSKSDPFIVATSIQLTRFADKVNAGNDYSGKYIELSADIELEDQWTPIGIGANGFAGSFNGRNHTINGLTIASDSFAYAGLFGCMKTGAKVRNIKLEDVDISITSSGAEACAGAVAGKTEKNVLIDNVVITGKIESHSAKSYAGAVTGILGGESIIANVSVNADVSAVSQSGVTYAGGIVGASNNKCIIANAATFGSVSAETGGQLFAVAGGIAGIAAGTYYNVFSGAMITAESAADAKELVGGIGGMGSAVTAIVNGYYSNKTEKPFMLASDTITGYVTNNVKALTDEELYGETMADTLNNGLTRSEIAKASETIAAAKQANMGDLSAAVRTIGDFYAWSFDQELVITNNIFVDDSIDATIFDSGNGTEESPYILKTEAQLRKFAVSLTDDVKYAGIYIALDEDVDVSGETWMPIGQGHYDFMGNFDGRGHVITGMNIGSAENPHIEDKADTNDTAKMTTFYGFFGVLGENAVVKNLSIVDGEIAVVHPSSAYAGLLAGLTEKAFIDGCHTEGSIYAETKHKKANVWTGGLAGQTIRGGIINSWSEADVYCKAIGGLSQGGGFVGMVNRSVIANCYAAGDVAGKASREDGNEGMPSIGSFIGVNGGKVANCYSTGNMKAESFSTYVGSFAGWSTGIARQFLSYYNADARQNSNGVISNPVIPVGYMVSAGINDEGEPYDGVYHVGIDSKTLTQMQEKDFAALLNKNFTAFPMDLNNGTSVNIGNQNAMGLPSFMKLRTWELTDGTVRPTGEQAETTYADMTPIFEPNTLEKADGTYYGRAKTDAGKYVYVEMTVKDGKIAGIKMTGNDVGQALEAIADDVIAYVISTQDYSQLAGDSDLAKLLKSAIAAAAKKASIRDLTGYGNADPSIFEAGDGTKENPYMIKTAGQLVAFAASINEDEHYKGKYVRLDGDISLSGIQWIPAGGSGAYGFRGTFDGNGHVISDMTIGTKESPETYCVSAGLFANLQSAYVVNLGIENAAVYNKYMGDGNISYTGLLSGYFENPSNIGGYIDHCYAKGVIESWSSKQNDTAGLVGNINWGIIANSYTDVSIKSESKERWAYGGGISAIPNKSLLINNYAKGKIYAKGNGARMTIGGIAGMNAGIVINSFANMALETAATTVDIGGIAGRVAGIGYVENAYFNTDAPQISGLEEIASKKGAGTIVTGQEYGKGTVTNMEGRNASEYNSAEFAKLLNSNQSNAEMMGRAKAILEKIGFAGIEEVALRQFEYDEKTGEVRFKADEKDNSTVEEGGSTGNGSSHGDSSSGGSSITDKGASSSKNNSVQTGGTWKRDETGWWIVKPDGTYPKNEWYRADLNGTLTWYLFDQQGYMRSGWFTDADGNTYFLHNQNDASFGAMYTGWNMIDGIWYYFYPSGPGYKETVGKLAQDVVTPDGYRVGAKGEWIQQAS; encoded by the coding sequence TTGAATTTTACACGAATCAGACAAAGTATGAAACGAAAGGCAAGCGCCGCGTTAGCTCTGATTATGCTTATGTCCTCAGCTATGCCGGCATATGCAGAGCCTGCTGATCTGTCAGATTTTAGTAATGATCAGTTAGTTTCATCAAACGTGGCCACACCATCACAGGCCGGCAAGTCTGCATCATCACAGGCTGACAAGCCCGCACCATCACAGGCCGATAAGTCCACATCATCACATTACGGCAAGTCCGCACCATCACAGGCTGAGAAGCCTGTACCATCAAAGTCCGGCAAGTCCACACCATCACAGGCTGACAAGTCCACGCCGTCACAGGCAGGGAAAATCGTAAATGAGATGCTTCCCGATTTCAGCCTTGAGAGAACTATAGGGCTTGCAGGTGATTATGCAGATGGAGAGTACACAGGGACCGGTAAGGGGTTTAAAAGCACGATAACGCTAATGGTCACTATAAAAGATAACGCTATTGTAGACATAGAAGAAGTATCACAAGGAGACACACCGGATAATTGGGAGAAAGCAAAAGCATTATTTGCAACTATTATAGATGCTAATTCTACGGATGTAGATGGGGTATCCGGTGCTACCAAGAGTTCAAACGGTATCAAAGAAGCAGTTAATGACGCTCTTTCCAAAGCTGTCATCAAAGAAAACCAGGTATTCCAGGATGGCAATGGCAGTAAGTCAGATCCATTTATCGTGGCAACCAGTATACAGTTAACGAGATTTGCTGATAAGGTAAATGCAGGAAATGACTATAGCGGCAAATATATTGAACTTTCTGCTGACATCGAATTGGAAGATCAGTGGACACCGATCGGTATTGGAGCCAATGGTTTTGCAGGTTCATTTAATGGCCGGAACCATACCATTAACGGACTTACGATCGCAAGTGACAGTTTTGCATACGCAGGTCTTTTCGGCTGCATGAAAACAGGTGCCAAAGTCAGAAATATCAAATTGGAAGATGTGGACATCAGTATTACTTCTTCTGGCGCTGAAGCATGTGCAGGCGCAGTTGCAGGAAAAACAGAAAAAAACGTATTGATTGATAATGTAGTTATTACAGGCAAAATAGAAAGCCATTCTGCCAAAAGCTACGCTGGTGCTGTTACCGGAATTTTGGGAGGAGAATCTATCATTGCCAATGTATCTGTTAATGCTGATGTATCAGCCGTGTCCCAGTCAGGCGTGACATATGCAGGCGGTATCGTTGGTGCATCAAATAATAAATGCATCATTGCCAATGCGGCAACATTTGGAAGCGTATCGGCAGAAACCGGCGGACAGTTATTTGCAGTTGCAGGCGGTATTGCAGGTATTGCAGCAGGTACATATTACAATGTGTTTTCCGGCGCAATGATTACGGCTGAAAGTGCTGCAGATGCCAAAGAATTAGTTGGCGGTATCGGCGGTATGGGCAGCGCGGTTACAGCAATAGTAAATGGATATTACAGCAATAAAACTGAAAAACCATTTATGCTGGCAAGTGACACAATAACAGGCTATGTCACCAATAATGTGAAAGCTCTTACCGATGAGGAGTTATATGGTGAGACTATGGCAGATACATTAAATAATGGTCTTACAAGGTCTGAGATTGCAAAAGCGTCTGAGACCATTGCGGCGGCAAAGCAGGCAAATATGGGCGATTTGTCAGCGGCAGTACGCACCATAGGGGATTTCTATGCCTGGAGTTTTGATCAGGAGTTAGTTATAACTAACAATATTTTCGTAGACGACAGCATAGATGCAACCATATTTGACAGCGGTAACGGAACAGAAGAATCACCTTATATTCTTAAAACCGAAGCACAGCTTCGTAAGTTTGCCGTTTCACTTACAGACGATGTGAAATATGCAGGAATTTATATCGCTTTAGATGAAGATGTGGACGTATCCGGTGAGACATGGATGCCTATCGGACAGGGACATTATGACTTTATGGGTAATTTTGATGGACGCGGCCATGTGATCACAGGCATGAACATTGGATCGGCTGAAAATCCCCATATAGAAGATAAGGCAGATACGAATGATACTGCCAAAATGACCACGTTCTATGGATTTTTCGGTGTATTAGGCGAAAATGCAGTAGTGAAAAATTTAAGTATCGTGGATGGAGAAATAGCAGTAGTCCATCCGTCCAGCGCTTATGCGGGTCTTTTAGCAGGTCTTACAGAAAAAGCATTTATTGACGGCTGCCATACAGAGGGAAGCATATATGCAGAAACAAAACACAAGAAAGCCAATGTTTGGACAGGCGGACTGGCAGGCCAGACGATCAGAGGCGGTATCATCAACTCCTGGTCAGAAGCAGACGTATACTGCAAAGCCATAGGCGGCCTGTCACAGGGCGGCGGCTTCGTGGGCATGGTCAACAGAAGCGTAATTGCAAACTGCTATGCTGCAGGCGATGTCGCAGGCAAAGCCAGCCGTGAAGATGGTAATGAAGGCATGCCATCTATCGGTTCCTTTATTGGTGTAAATGGAGGTAAGGTGGCAAACTGCTACTCTACAGGCAACATGAAAGCAGAGTCATTTTCTACCTATGTAGGTTCATTTGCAGGATGGTCAACAGGTATTGCAAGACAATTTTTATCCTACTATAACGCAGATGCGCGCCAAAACAGCAATGGTGTCATCAGCAATCCGGTTATCCCAGTAGGTTATATGGTCAGTGCGGGCATAAATGATGAGGGCGAGCCATATGACGGCGTATACCATGTGGGTATTGATTCAAAGACATTAACACAGATGCAGGAGAAAGATTTTGCTGCATTGCTGAATAAGAATTTCACTGCATTCCCTATGGATTTAAACAATGGCACCAGTGTAAACATTGGCAACCAGAATGCCATGGGGCTTCCTTCTTTCATGAAATTAAGAACCTGGGAGCTTACAGACGGCACAGTACGTCCTACTGGTGAACAAGCAGAAACAACGTATGCAGATATGACACCTATATTTGAGCCAAACACTTTAGAAAAAGCAGACGGCACATACTATGGCAGAGCAAAGACGGATGCAGGAAAGTATGTTTATGTAGAAATGACTGTAAAAGATGGGAAGATTGCCGGCATAAAAATGACTGGAAATGACGTGGGACAGGCTTTAGAGGCCATAGCAGATGATGTAATCGCATATGTTATTTCCACACAAGATTATTCACAATTAGCAGGCGACAGCGATTTGGCAAAGCTGCTTAAATCTGCTATAGCGGCAGCGGCCAAGAAAGCATCCATCCGTGATTTAACAGGATACGGAAATGCAGATCCTTCAATTTTCGAAGCAGGAGACGGTACAAAAGAAAATCCATACATGATCAAAACTGCCGGGCAGCTGGTGGCATTTGCGGCATCAATAAATGAAGACGAGCATTATAAAGGAAAATATGTAAGACTTGATGGAGATATTTCTCTGTCAGGAATCCAGTGGATACCGGCAGGCGGTTCAGGTGCATATGGATTCAGAGGCACATTTGACGGAAATGGTCACGTTATCAGTGACATGACCATTGGAACAAAGGAAAGTCCGGAAACATACTGCGTATCTGCAGGCTTGTTTGCAAATCTGCAGTCAGCCTATGTGGTGAATCTTGGCATTGAAAATGCGGCTGTCTATAACAAATATATGGGAGACGGCAACATATCCTATACGGGTTTGCTTTCCGGATATTTTGAAAATCCGTCAAACATAGGCGGATATATAGATCATTGTTATGCAAAAGGCGTGATCGAGAGCTGGTCATCAAAGCAAAATGACACCGCAGGCCTGGTTGGCAATATAAACTGGGGTATTATCGCAAACTCATATACTGATGTAAGCATAAAAAGTGAAAGCAAAGAACGTTGGGCTTATGGTGGAGGCATCAGCGCGATACCGAACAAATCACTTCTTATCAACAACTATGCCAAAGGAAAAATCTATGCCAAAGGCAACGGGGCCAGAATGACCATAGGCGGTATCGCAGGCATGAATGCAGGCATTGTCATCAACAGTTTTGCAAATATGGCATTAGAGACGGCTGCCACGACTGTAGATATAGGCGGCATCGCAGGCCGTGTAGCTGGTATCGGCTATGTAGAGAATGCCTATTTCAATACAGATGCGCCTCAGATTAGCGGTTTGGAAGAGATTGCTTCTAAAAAGGGTGCAGGAACGATCGTTACAGGGCAAGAATATGGCAAAGGTACTGTGACAAATATGGAAGGCAGAAATGCTTCTGAGTATAACAGTGCTGAATTTGCAAAATTGCTTAACAGCAATCAGTCTAATGCAGAAATGATGGGCAGAGCAAAAGCCATTTTGGAAAAAATCGGATTTGCCGGCATAGAGGAAGTTGCCCTTCGCCAGTTTGAATATGATGAAAAAACCGGAGAAGTGAGATTTAAAGCGGATGAAAAAGACAACAGCACTGTGGAAGAAGGCGGCAGCACCGGCAATGGCAGCAGCCACGGAGACAGCTCATCAGGCGGCAGCAGTATTACAGACAAAGGCGCATCATCTTCAAAGAATAATTCTGTTCAAACAGGCGGTACATGGAAACGAGATGAAACAGGCTGGTGGATCGTAAAACCAGATGGCACTTATCCAAAAAATGAATGGTATCGGGCTGATTTAAACGGCACTTTAACATGGTATCTCTTTGACCAGCAGGGATATATGAGAAGCGGCTGGTTTACTGATGCTGATGGAAATACTTACTTCTTACATAATCAAAACGATGCTTCTTTCGGAGCAATGTATACAGGCTGGAACATGATTGATGGAATATGGTATTATTTCTATCCATCCGGGCCAGGCTACAAGGAGACAGTAGGAAAGCTTGCTCAGGATGTGGTTACTCCGGACGGCTATAGAGTAGGTGCAAAGGGAGAATGGATACAGCAGGCTTCATAA
- a CDS encoding D-alanyl-D-alanine carboxypeptidase family protein, protein MRHARGILLAAVIVFLIGTGTAAVKLSEKEAVNENTTVTEEKGEKNAPVQTKDELNLYAQSAVLMDASTGRILYAKNENLARPMASTTKIMTCILALEYGNLSDTVTASQNAASQPKVHLGVYKGEKFLLKDLLYSLMLESHNDAAMMIAEHVGGSQEGFARLMNEKARDLGCEDTYFITPNGLDAKEEKDGQVKIHSTTAADLARIMNYCIGQSSKKDEFLKITATRSYSFADLEGKRSFSCNNHNTLLAMMDGAFSGKTGFTGGAGYSYVGAVQDGGRTYTIALLGCGWPPHKAYKWSDARKLFQYGMERFHFRNVYKDISFPDIPVKEGIPSSGHLDEPVMISCGIGGEEEKTLTLLLSDEEEVTVQTDIPKELNAPVRKGQTVGTVIYRLNGEVIKEYPVCLNEGADRLTTIWCLKNIFSKYLSMPGLVGIIPV, encoded by the coding sequence ATGAGGCATGCCAGAGGAATACTGCTGGCAGCAGTGATTGTCTTTCTCATAGGGACAGGTACTGCTGCGGTTAAGCTTTCAGAAAAAGAGGCCGTTAATGAGAACACAACAGTAACAGAGGAGAAAGGAGAAAAAAACGCGCCGGTTCAGACAAAAGATGAGCTAAATCTTTATGCCCAGTCAGCCGTTTTGATGGATGCCTCTACCGGCCGCATTTTATACGCAAAAAATGAGAATCTGGCCCGTCCCATGGCCAGCACCACAAAAATCATGACCTGCATCCTTGCCTTGGAGTATGGAAATCTGTCTGACACAGTAACTGCCAGCCAGAATGCGGCTTCCCAGCCTAAGGTCCATCTAGGGGTCTATAAGGGAGAGAAGTTCCTGCTTAAGGATCTGCTTTACAGCCTGATGCTGGAATCCCATAATGATGCCGCCATGATGATCGCAGAGCACGTTGGAGGGAGCCAGGAGGGGTTTGCCAGGCTCATGAATGAAAAAGCCAGGGATTTAGGCTGCGAAGATACATATTTTATCACACCCAATGGACTGGATGCCAAAGAAGAAAAGGATGGACAGGTGAAGATACATTCCACAACGGCAGCGGATTTAGCCAGGATCATGAATTACTGCATCGGCCAGTCGTCAAAGAAGGATGAGTTCCTGAAGATTACGGCAACGAGAAGCTATTCCTTTGCTGATCTGGAAGGGAAACGTTCCTTTTCCTGCAATAACCACAATACCCTTCTGGCTATGATGGACGGGGCGTTTTCAGGAAAAACAGGTTTCACCGGAGGAGCCGGATATTCCTATGTGGGAGCGGTACAGGATGGCGGAAGGACCTATACCATCGCCCTTTTAGGGTGCGGCTGGCCTCCCCATAAGGCCTATAAATGGTCGGATGCAAGAAAGCTGTTCCAATACGGGATGGAACGCTTTCATTTCAGGAACGTGTATAAGGACATCAGTTTTCCTGATATTCCGGTAAAGGAGGGGATTCCTTCCTCAGGCCACCTGGATGAACCGGTCATGATATCCTGCGGCATAGGCGGGGAGGAAGAGAAGACCTTAACCCTTCTTCTGTCAGACGAGGAGGAAGTCACGGTACAGACAGATATTCCAAAGGAATTAAATGCTCCGGTGCGTAAGGGGCAGACGGTGGGAACTGTCATTTACCGCTTAAACGGAGAGGTTATTAAGGAATATCCGGTTTGTCTGAACGAAGGTGCAGACCGTCTGACAACAATCTGGTGCTTAAAAAATATCTTTAGCAAATATCTCTCCATGCCGGGACTTGTGGGAATCATTCCTGTCTGA
- a CDS encoding DNA polymerase IV, producing the protein MVPEPLVFHIDVNSAYLSWESVSRLEADPEALDLRTIPSAVGGDASLRHGIVLAKSTPAKAFGITTGEPISQALRKCPALTVVPARFDVYLEKSRELMELLSDYTPDIEKFSIDEAFLDMTSTIHLFGSPIEVANQIRERIRQNLGFTVNIGIAPNKLLAKMASDFKKPDLCHTLFSHEIPSKMWPLPIRELFFVGHSAQKKLEGIGIHTIGELAACNVNHLKPLLGGKYALLIHDYALGIDTSPVAEREPLNKGYGNSTTLSHDIDDFDMACQVLLSLSETVGARLRADHVMSDCVCVETKDWNFQTKSHQMTLNNPTDSTTVIYENACKLLKELWDRTPLRLIGVRTTKISEEGFCQLNLFESEQSRKMKEMEKAVDHIRSKFGTDSVKRASFLKKDAIVDHTSGHGKSGIK; encoded by the coding sequence ATGGTACCAGAACCCTTAGTTTTTCACATAGACGTAAATTCCGCATATTTAAGCTGGGAATCTGTCAGCCGGCTGGAAGCTGACCCAGAAGCCCTGGATTTACGGACCATTCCATCAGCAGTAGGCGGTGACGCCTCTTTAAGACATGGAATTGTTCTGGCTAAATCCACGCCCGCAAAAGCATTTGGGATCACAACCGGGGAACCCATCAGCCAGGCCCTGCGCAAGTGCCCTGCCCTGACCGTTGTTCCGGCCCGGTTTGACGTGTACCTTGAAAAATCCCGGGAATTGATGGAGCTTTTGTCCGATTACACCCCTGACATTGAAAAATTCAGCATTGACGAGGCCTTTCTCGACATGACCTCCACCATCCACCTTTTTGGCTCTCCGATTGAGGTGGCAAACCAGATACGGGAAAGGATCCGGCAGAATCTGGGGTTTACGGTGAATATCGGTATCGCTCCCAACAAGCTCTTAGCCAAGATGGCCTCGGATTTTAAAAAGCCTGATCTCTGCCACACTCTGTTTTCCCATGAGATACCTTCCAAAATGTGGCCTCTCCCCATTCGGGAACTGTTTTTTGTGGGCCATTCCGCCCAGAAAAAGCTGGAAGGCATCGGCATACACACCATAGGGGAGCTTGCAGCCTGCAATGTAAACCACTTAAAGCCCCTTCTGGGGGGAAAGTATGCCCTGCTGATACATGATTATGCCTTGGGCATTGATACCTCTCCCGTGGCAGAACGGGAGCCTTTAAACAAGGGCTACGGTAACAGCACCACCCTTTCCCATGATATAGACGACTTTGACATGGCCTGCCAGGTCCTCCTGTCTTTAAGCGAAACCGTGGGCGCCCGCCTTCGTGCAGATCATGTTATGAGCGACTGCGTCTGTGTGGAGACCAAGGACTGGAATTTTCAAACCAAGTCCCATCAGATGACCTTAAACAATCCTACGGATTCCACCACAGTAATTTATGAAAATGCCTGCAAGCTGCTTAAGGAGCTTTGGGACCGCACTCCCCTGCGCTTAATCGGCGTGCGTACCACCAAGATTTCAGAGGAAGGCTTTTGCCAGCTTAATCTTTTTGAGTCTGAGCAGTCCCGCAAGATGAAGGAAATGGAAAAGGCGGTGGATCATATCCGCAGCAAATTCGGGACCGACAGCGTCAAAAGAGCCAGCTTTTTAAAAAAGGATGCCATTGTGGATCACACTTCCGGCCATGGAAAATCCGGCATAAAATAA
- a CDS encoding YitT family protein — translation MITIKQKYSPKELGIDLLSDLAGAFLFNIGIYNFAVSAEFAPVGVSGIALILRHLFGLPMGITSMVLNIPIVLVSYKLLGRRFLLRSMKSMVIFALVLDYVVPYLPVYQGNPLYAAACTGIFSGLGLTIVYLRNCSTGGTDFLVMAIRKLFPHLTIGQISLVVDAIVIIAGGFVFRNLDAVILGMLSTIVTTMVIDKIMIGLGAGKLVFVVTSHAEEVAQRIEENTGRGSTFLHGQGSYSLDEKKVVMCACNNSQVVPIRHAVHETDKEAFLIITDSNEVYGEGFKAIGGQF, via the coding sequence ATGATAACAATCAAACAGAAATATTCGCCAAAGGAGCTGGGGATCGATCTTTTGAGCGATCTGGCGGGAGCATTTTTATTCAATATTGGAATCTATAATTTTGCGGTAAGCGCGGAATTCGCTCCTGTAGGAGTATCCGGTATCGCATTGATCCTGCGCCATTTATTCGGTCTGCCCATGGGCATTACCAGCATGGTCCTTAACATTCCCATCGTGTTAGTCAGTTACAAGCTTTTGGGAAGGCGTTTTTTGCTCCGTTCCATGAAGAGTATGGTCATCTTTGCCCTTGTGCTGGACTATGTAGTCCCTTATCTGCCGGTTTACCAGGGAAATCCCCTGTATGCTGCTGCCTGCACCGGAATTTTTTCAGGTCTGGGGCTGACCATCGTCTATTTAAGAAACTGTTCCACAGGAGGCACGGACTTTCTGGTCATGGCGATCCGGAAGCTTTTTCCTCACCTGACTATTGGACAAATATCCCTTGTGGTGGATGCCATAGTAATCATTGCCGGAGGTTTCGTGTTCCGTAATCTGGATGCAGTTATCCTTGGCATGCTCTCTACCATTGTGACCACCATGGTAATCGATAAGATCATGATTGGCCTGGGAGCCGGAAAGCTGGTTTTTGTGGTCACCTCTCATGCAGAAGAGGTGGCTCAGAGAATCGAGGAAAACACCGGGCGGGGCAGTACCTTCCTTCACGGACAGGGCTCCTATTCCCTGGATGAAAAGAAGGTGGTCATGTGCGCCTGCAACAACAGCCAGGTGGTGCCAATCCGCCACGCTGTCCACGAAACAGACAAGGAAGCGTTTCTTATTATCACGGATTCCAATGAGGTTTATGGTGAAGGGTTTAAAGCCATTGGAGGGCAGTTTTAG
- a CDS encoding U-box domain-containing protein 56, producing the protein MMFDQDIYEELEIEFERNNIMEDVDEVLLDLAEAIADRGIMDKELILTESYGKVQIQVTGVCSEEEGEANVLIKQVRIGKKEFEINDYFL; encoded by the coding sequence ATGATGTTTGACCAAGATATTTATGAGGAATTGGAAATTGAATTTGAAAGAAACAACATAATGGAAGATGTGGACGAGGTTCTGCTAGATTTGGCAGAAGCAATCGCAGACAGGGGAATTATGGATAAAGAACTGATTTTGACGGAATCCTATGGTAAGGTACAGATTCAGGTGACAGGAGTCTGCTCCGAAGAAGAGGGGGAAGCAAACGTTCTCATTAAACAGGTGCGGATCGGTAAAAAAGAATTTGAAATCAATGATTATTTCCTATAA
- a CDS encoding RluA family pseudouridine synthase, translating to MKMTMTYTIKQPFEGVTVKQYLLNLGYSQSLIRQLRNTKNGITVEGEPVYTTHVLKTGEFLSVFICEDESSKNIVPTPMPIQIQYEDEHILVINKAAGVPIHPSQGNFDHTLANGMAYYFKEKNEAFIYRAINRLDRDTTGLLVLAKNPLSACILSDMVKKRELHRRYLAVVQGKLPLSGTIDAPIARVDGSTIERCVDRINGEEARTHYKRLYYDPVTGHSLAGLTLETGRTHQIRVHLKSMGHPLPGDFLYHPDYRYITRQALHSFRLDFLHPIKKEPLSFEAPLPEDMQFIGITSTEGLWDNDF from the coding sequence ATGAAAATGACTATGACTTATACCATAAAACAACCCTTTGAAGGGGTGACCGTGAAACAATATCTCTTAAACCTGGGATATTCCCAGAGCCTGATCCGGCAGCTCCGGAATACTAAAAACGGAATAACGGTGGAAGGAGAGCCTGTCTATACGACCCACGTCCTGAAGACGGGAGAGTTTTTATCTGTCTTCATCTGTGAGGATGAAAGTTCTAAGAATATTGTCCCCACTCCCATGCCAATTCAAATCCAGTACGAGGATGAACATATCCTGGTCATTAACAAGGCAGCCGGCGTCCCCATCCATCCGTCCCAGGGTAACTTTGATCATACCCTTGCCAACGGGATGGCATATTACTTTAAAGAAAAGAACGAAGCCTTTATCTACCGGGCCATTAACCGTCTGGACCGGGATACCACCGGACTTTTAGTGCTGGCAAAAAACCCTTTAAGCGCCTGCATTCTTTCGGACATGGTGAAAAAAAGAGAGCTTCACCGCCGTTATCTTGCGGTTGTCCAGGGAAAGCTTCCCTTAAGCGGAACCATTGATGCTCCCATTGCCCGGGTAGACGGCTCTACCATTGAACGGTGTGTGGACCGGATAAATGGAGAAGAGGCACGCACTCATTATAAACGGCTTTACTATGATCCTGTGACAGGACATTCCCTTGCAGGCCTGACTCTGGAAACCGGCCGTACCCATCAGATCCGGGTCCATTTAAAATCCATGGGCCATCCCCTGCCGGGAGATTTTCTTTATCATCCGGACTACCGTTACATCACCCGCCAGGCCCTTCATTCCTTCCGGCTGGATTTCCTCCACCCAATCAAAAAGGAGCCCCTTTCTTTTGAGGCGCCCCTTCCCGAGGACATGCAGTTCATTGGAATCACATCCACCGAAGGCCTTTGGGATAATGATTTTTAA
- a CDS encoding RsmF rRNA methyltransferase first C-terminal domain-containing protein — protein MIQLPDEFREKMKGLLGAEYDSFIESYDKERVQGLRVNPLKISLEKFDEICPFQLKKIPWAAEGYYYQAGERPGKHPYHEAGLYYIQEPSAMAVVELLDPRPGEKILDLCAAPGGKTTHIAGRMQGKGFLLSNEIHPARAKILSQNVERMGIGNAVVSNEDSGSLSLRFPGFFDRIVVDAPCSGEGMFRKDETARLEWSPGHVRACAARQEELLSNAAAMLKPGGTMVYSTCTFSPEENEQVIEGFLFSHPDFSIADAGKRPGLYPGRRSWSKSSMADLEKTFRIWPDRSEGEGHYLAVLKKSGDGISEKKQTTPEYTRDKSVLKELETFLKDFLVNPAPLLLRKEYILFGDQLYLIPPEMIDFKGIKILRPGLHLGTVKKNRFEPSHGFALFLKKEEVSRFIDLPADGGEVIKYLKGETLTGEAYLSGDNHKGWVLVNTGGYSIGFAKLAGGILKNHYPKGLRWM, from the coding sequence ATGATTCAATTACCGGATGAGTTCAGAGAAAAGATGAAAGGGCTTTTAGGAGCAGAGTATGATTCTTTTATAGAAAGCTATGATAAGGAACGGGTTCAGGGCTTAAGGGTAAATCCTTTAAAAATTTCCCTGGAGAAATTTGATGAGATCTGCCCGTTTCAGCTAAAAAAGATTCCATGGGCAGCGGAAGGGTATTACTACCAGGCAGGAGAACGGCCTGGAAAGCATCCATACCATGAGGCAGGCCTTTATTATATCCAGGAGCCAAGCGCCATGGCTGTTGTGGAACTGCTGGACCCCAGGCCGGGAGAGAAGATTCTTGACCTGTGTGCTGCGCCTGGAGGGAAAACAACCCATATTGCAGGACGGATGCAGGGCAAAGGCTTTCTTCTAAGCAATGAGATCCATCCGGCCAGGGCAAAGATCCTCTCCCAAAACGTAGAACGTATGGGGATTGGGAATGCGGTTGTATCCAACGAGGATTCAGGGAGCCTGTCCCTTCGCTTCCCCGGCTTTTTTGACCGGATCGTGGTGGATGCCCCCTGTTCCGGAGAAGGAATGTTCCGTAAGGATGAGACGGCAAGGCTGGAATGGTCACCCGGGCACGTAAGAGCCTGTGCAGCTCGCCAGGAAGAGCTTCTATCCAATGCCGCGGCAATGCTAAAGCCCGGTGGAACCATGGTTTACTCCACCTGTACCTTTTCCCCGGAGGAAAATGAACAGGTCATTGAAGGTTTCCTTTTCTCTCACCCCGATTTTTCCATTGCGGATGCAGGAAAACGTCCTGGACTTTATCCGGGCCGCCGGTCATGGAGTAAATCCAGCATGGCAGACTTAGAAAAGACCTTTCGCATCTGGCCTGACAGATCAGAAGGGGAAGGCCATTACCTGGCGGTATTAAAAAAGAGCGGAGATGGGATTTCTGAAAAAAAGCAGACCACTCCGGAGTACACCAGGGACAAATCCGTATTAAAAGAATTAGAAACGTTTTTAAAGGATTTTCTGGTAAATCCTGCTCCTCTGCTTCTTCGAAAGGAATATATTCTCTTTGGGGACCAGCTGTATCTGATCCCGCCGGAAATGATTGATTTTAAGGGCATCAAAATTCTCCGTCCGGGACTTCACCTGGGAACTGTGAAAAAGAACCGGTTTGAGCCATCCCATGGCTTTGCTCTTTTCCTTAAAAAGGAAGAGGTGAGCCGTTTCATCGACCTGCCGGCTGACGGAGGGGAAGTTATAAAGTATTTAAAGGGAGAAACCCTGACCGGGGAGGCATATCTTTCCGGCGACAATCATAAAGGCTGGGTGCTTGTCAATACCGGCGGATATTCCATTGGATTTGCCAAGCTTGCCGGGGGAATTCTTAAAAATCATTATCCCAAAGGCCTTCGGTGGATGTGA